The window GAAGAAACTGCAAAATGATGAGTTCGATTCGCTGGAACTTCCAAAATCTGTTCCATCATCCATTTCCATTCATGGCCATGAGGTGCAATACCTTGTCGGCCAAACATGCGATAGACTAATAAGTGCGCTAATTCATGGGGAATGACTTGCTCAATAAAGAGATCACCATTTTCAATCAGTAGGATTGAGTTTAAGCGGATTTCCCATTCTTTTAAGTATGCGCTGCCAGCCGTTGTGCCTCGTTGTTTATAGTTAACTGTTGGTTCTGGAAATGTTTTTTCCAGTTTTTGTTGTGCTAAGTGAAGCTTTTCACGCAGTGTATGCATGACTTTCTGTTGAAGATAGATAGGGACGCGTACTGTTTTCATGATGGCAAGAATAATATAACCCGACCTAGAGAAACAAGTCTTATTGACTATCATTATATTAAATAATATATTGTTTAATTATATAATATATAGAGGTATATCATGAGCGATAATTCTTCAGAACTCGTGCTCTCTGCAATGAAGCAGGCCGCAATGCAAACATCGTCGTTGTTGAAAACATTAGGTAACCCTGATCGGCTGTTGCTGCTGTGTCAGTTAACGCAGGGAGAGGCCTGTGTGAGCGAGTTAGAAGCCTCATTAGGTATACAACAACCCACGCTTTCTCAACAATTGACGGTATTACGTCATGAAGGCCTTGTGGTAACACGCCGTGAGGGGAAACGTATTTATTACGCTATTGCGGATGAAAAGCTTTTTACACTGCTAAATACACTCTATCAACTTTATTGTCCTGTACAGGAGAAATAACAATGTCTATTGATTGGGCTAATTTCACTCCGTGGTCAGCCGCCGCAGGAGGAGTAT of the Providencia stuartii genome contains:
- a CDS encoding SprT family zinc-dependent metalloprotease gives rise to the protein MKTVRVPIYLQQKVMHTLREKLHLAQQKLEKTFPEPTVNYKQRGTTAGSAYLKEWEIRLNSILLIENGDLFIEQVIPHELAHLLVYRMFGRQGIAPHGHEWKWMMEQILEVPANRTHHFAVSSVKSRTFTYYCACTTSHELTIRRHNKVVRGENQYLCRKCGEVLKQTISLVAADVK
- a CDS encoding ArsR/SmtB family transcription factor, producing the protein MSDNSSELVLSAMKQAAMQTSSLLKTLGNPDRLLLLCQLTQGEACVSELEASLGIQQPTLSQQLTVLRHEGLVVTRREGKRIYYAIADEKLFTLLNTLYQLYCPVQEK